One region of Candidatus Omnitrophota bacterium genomic DNA includes:
- a CDS encoding acyloxyacyl hydrolase gives MVKYLVISVAALVLVCAPACGAEDNEAVKSDTCLKEIGFFSGWGTADVGRGSDTETIRKYDNVYLSGRFGFNLKKCLNWKIPGMFLFMVEPFANPVIKPSSNYEAGCSFGLKYAYPLTSKFYPYIEGGTGGIYISERTRDQGSHANFVDHAGAGLYYFVKDNIALNVGYRYRHISNLGIAKPNSGIDTNSVTAGVSLFY, from the coding sequence ATGGTGAAGTATTTGGTCATTAGCGTTGCGGCGTTGGTGTTGGTGTGCGCTCCCGCTTGCGGGGCCGAAGACAATGAGGCGGTAAAGAGCGATACCTGCCTTAAAGAGATAGGTTTCTTCTCAGGATGGGGCACGGCTGACGTCGGGCGCGGCTCCGATACCGAAACGATCAGGAAATACGATAATGTATATCTCTCGGGGCGTTTCGGTTTCAACCTCAAGAAATGCCTGAACTGGAAGATACCGGGCATGTTCCTGTTCATGGTCGAGCCTTTTGCCAACCCGGTCATAAAGCCCTCATCCAATTATGAGGCCGGTTGCAGCTTCGGCCTTAAATACGCCTACCCGCTTACCTCTAAATTCTATCCCTACATCGAGGGCGGCACCGGCGGCATATATATATCCGAGAGGACGAGGGACCAGGGCTCCCACGCAAATTTCGTAGATCATGCGGGCGCAGGTCTTTATTACTTCGTCAAAGATAACATCGCCCTTAACGTCGGATACCGTTACAGGCATATATCTAACTTAGGCATAGCTAAGCCTAACAGCGGCATCGACACTAATTCAGTTACGGCGGGAGTCTCGCTCTTCTATTGA
- a CDS encoding TSUP family transporter — protein MATIAVYLVLGLAAGALSGLMGIGGGLLLIPALIYLFKFSQLQAQGTTMALLLPPIGLLAAMVYYKNGYVDMKAALFICLGFFIGGFFGAKAAVGLSNMFLQKLFGAVMFLVSLKMIFGK, from the coding sequence ATGGCAACTATAGCGGTTTACCTGGTCTTAGGCCTGGCAGCGGGCGCGCTGAGCGGCCTTATGGGCATAGGCGGCGGCCTTTTATTGATCCCGGCGCTTATATATCTCTTCAAGTTCTCTCAGTTACAGGCGCAAGGCACAACGATGGCTTTATTGCTTCCTCCTATAGGCCTTCTCGCCGCCATGGTGTATTATAAAAATGGTTATGTGGACATGAAAGCGGCGCTCTTCATCTGCCTCGGTTTTTTCATCGGGGGATTTTTTGGTGCGAAAGCGGCCGTAGGGCTTTCAAATATGTTTTTACAGAAATTGTTCGGCGCGGTGATGTTCCTAGTATCATTGAAAATGATCTTCGGAAAATAA